One window of Acipenser ruthenus chromosome 17, fAciRut3.2 maternal haplotype, whole genome shotgun sequence genomic DNA carries:
- the LOC131697883 gene encoding large ribosomal subunit protein mL62-like, whose translation TITYCRSSGPGGQNVNKVNTQAEVRFHIQTADWIPEDVRQKIISQHTNRINRSGELIVTSEVSRYQMRNLSDCLQKIRDMIAAASVKHRQPSQEDVALRRYRIDKMNRERLQQKKMHTAVKRSRREEFD comes from the exons accattacctactgtcgaagcagtggccctgggggccagaatgttaataaag taaacacacaagctgaagtccggttccacatacaaacagctgattggattcctgaagatgtgcgacaaaagattatttctcag CATACAAACCGAATAAACAGAAGTGGGGAGCTGATCGTCACCTCGGAAGTGAGCCGGTACCAGATGCGCAATCTGTCTGACTGTTTGCAGAAGATCCGAGACATGATCGCTGCTGCCAGCGTGAAACACAGGCAGCCTTCCCAAGAAGACGTGGCTCTCCGACGCTACAG gatAGACAAAATGAACCGAGAACGCCTGCAGCAAAAGAAAATGCACACTGCAGTGAAGCGAAGCCGACGCGAGGAGTTTGATTGA